A stretch of the Bacillus anthracis str. Vollum genome encodes the following:
- a CDS encoding NupC/NupG family nucleoside CNT transporter: MNLLWGIGGVIGVLAIAFLLSSNRKAINWRTILIALALQMSFSFIVLRWDAGKAGLKHAADGVQGLINFSYEGIKFVAGDLVNAKGPWGFVFFIQALLPIVFISSLVAILYHFGIMQRFVSVVGGALSKLLGTSKAESLNSVTTVFLGQTEAPILIKPYLARLTNSEFFAIMVSGMTAVAGSVLVGYAAMGIPLEHLLAAAIMAAPSSLLIAKLIMPETEKVDNNVELSTEREDANVIDAAARGASEGMQLVINVAAMLMAFIALIALLNGLLGLIGSLFDIKLSLDLIFGYLLSPFAILIGVSPGEAVQAASFIGQKLAINEFVAYANLGPHMAEFSDKTNLILTFAICGFANFSSIAIQLGVTGTLAPTRRKQIAQLGIKAVIAGTLANFLNAAVAGMMFL, from the coding sequence ATGAATCTTTTATGGGGAATTGGCGGCGTGATTGGAGTATTAGCAATCGCTTTTTTACTATCTTCCAACCGCAAAGCTATTAATTGGCGCACAATTTTAATCGCGCTAGCATTACAAATGTCATTTTCATTTATCGTATTACGCTGGGATGCCGGAAAAGCAGGTTTAAAACACGCTGCAGATGGCGTTCAAGGATTAATTAATTTTTCTTACGAGGGAATTAAGTTCGTTGCTGGGGATTTAGTCAACGCAAAAGGCCCTTGGGGATTTGTTTTCTTCATTCAAGCACTACTTCCAATCGTATTTATTAGTTCATTAGTAGCAATCTTATATCATTTCGGTATTATGCAAAGATTTGTTAGTGTCGTTGGTGGCGCATTAAGTAAACTTCTTGGAACTTCTAAAGCAGAAAGTTTAAACTCAGTAACAACTGTATTTTTAGGACAAACTGAAGCTCCAATCTTAATCAAACCTTACTTAGCACGTTTAACAAATAGTGAATTCTTCGCTATTATGGTAAGCGGTATGACAGCTGTTGCTGGATCAGTTCTTGTCGGTTATGCAGCAATGGGTATTCCGTTAGAACACTTATTAGCAGCAGCAATTATGGCAGCTCCATCAAGTTTATTAATTGCAAAATTAATTATGCCAGAAACAGAAAAAGTAGATAATAACGTTGAACTTTCTACAGAACGTGAAGATGCAAACGTTATTGACGCTGCGGCACGTGGTGCATCTGAAGGTATGCAACTTGTTATTAACGTAGCAGCAATGTTAATGGCTTTTATCGCATTAATCGCTTTACTAAACGGTTTATTAGGATTAATTGGCTCTCTGTTTGATATTAAACTTAGTCTTGATTTAATCTTCGGTTATTTACTATCACCATTTGCAATTTTAATCGGGGTTTCTCCTGGTGAAGCTGTACAAGCAGCAAGCTTTATCGGTCAAAAACTTGCAATCAACGAATTCGTTGCATACGCAAACTTAGGACCACACATGGCAGAGTTCTCTGACAAAACAAATTTAATTTTAACATTCGCAATCTGTGGATTCGCAAACTTCTCTTCTATCGCAATTCAATTAGGTGTAACAGGAACATTGGCTCCTACTCGCCGTAAACAAATTGCACAATTAGGGATTAAAGCAGTTATCGCTGGTACATTAGCAAACTTCTTAAATGCAGCAGTTGCAGGTATGATGTTCCTATAA
- a CDS encoding GGDEF domain-containing protein, whose translation MDFTNFILFYFTIVHVTQYEHALIFTIIYVIVNVLFLFLPDKTAFVLFILGTIISVFYLFYQAWLYLWSTSEQWQYIITHFLMAANFFIVYISTHLLKKVIHENKELTERVRTLEQYIGESKLLTRQEFERRQALLINAMNRRNETGVMIYFDFTSFSKYTKESVMDRVASLLVGTVRADFDLAAKYNNNTLVILLQNTNEAGADIVMNRLKPKMEQWLAAEAIQDIKISREQIGNKGQTLL comes from the coding sequence GTGGATTTTACAAATTTTATTTTATTTTATTTTACAATTGTACATGTAACACAATATGAGCATGCTCTCATTTTTACAATTATATATGTAATTGTTAATGTACTATTTCTATTTTTGCCTGATAAAACTGCATTTGTTCTCTTCATATTAGGAACCATTATTTCGGTATTCTACCTGTTCTACCAAGCATGGCTTTACTTGTGGAGTACATCAGAACAATGGCAATACATTATTACTCACTTCCTAATGGCAGCAAACTTCTTCATTGTATATATCTCCACTCATCTATTAAAGAAGGTTATTCATGAAAATAAAGAATTAACCGAACGTGTGAGAACGTTAGAACAATACATTGGAGAATCGAAATTATTAACAAGACAAGAGTTCGAAAGACGACAAGCATTATTAATCAATGCAATGAATCGTCGTAATGAAACAGGCGTTATGATTTATTTTGACTTCACTTCCTTTAGTAAATATACGAAGGAAAGTGTTATGGATCGCGTAGCTTCATTATTAGTTGGAACGGTAAGAGCTGACTTTGACCTTGCTGCTAAATATAATAATAATACGCTCGTTATTTTATTACAGAATACAAATGAAGCCGGTGCTGACATTGTAATGAACCGCCTAAAGCCAAAAATGGAGCAATGGCTTGCTGCTGAAGCGATCCAAGATATAAAAATTTCACGCGAGCAAATTGGGAACAAAGGACAGACGTTATTATGA
- a CDS encoding glycosyltransferase family 2 protein has protein sequence MMTLVILLLFLLFCVLVFWISITFSIKYVLIFTAFLFSGLLVYYSFLTLAGLVHRNSKRKDRTLEHYPSVDILIPAHNEGVVIKDTLEAMAKIEYPGKLTVYLLNDNSQDETPEIGDDFDKAYAHIRHIRVPPGEPKGKSRVLNYGLSISDGEYFCVYDADNQPEPHALRMLVEHAETTEDAVGAVGHVRTVNENRNWLTRMISLEFQIFQLLMQSGRWLLFQTGSLTGTNMLLRRAALEELVGYDPYAIAEDAELTLRITQKGYLLPIVPESVTWEQEPEHLKILIKQRTRWLQGNLYILEKMFSSLSFFKGKLLVHSLQQVLVYVVFWLFLIISNVWFVIGLLGIFQIQYSIPLLFMWYVAYITYVSQLFSAQSVERTFTPTNIFISVIMYFTYAQLFTYLFIRSLILYLRAKSKKQVIGWDKTVRFKKDK, from the coding sequence ATGATGACGCTCGTTATACTTCTTTTATTCCTCCTGTTTTGCGTACTTGTTTTTTGGATTAGCATCACATTTTCGATTAAGTATGTACTTATTTTTACAGCCTTTCTATTCTCTGGCTTACTTGTTTACTATTCCTTCTTAACACTCGCAGGTCTAGTTCACCGAAATAGTAAACGAAAAGATCGTACGCTAGAACATTACCCAAGCGTCGATATTTTAATACCAGCTCACAATGAAGGGGTCGTTATTAAAGATACTTTAGAGGCGATGGCGAAGATTGAATATCCAGGCAAGCTAACTGTTTATTTATTAAACGATAACTCGCAAGATGAGACACCTGAAATTGGTGACGATTTTGACAAAGCTTATGCTCATATTCGTCACATTCGTGTTCCACCTGGTGAACCAAAAGGAAAATCACGTGTATTAAACTATGGCCTTAGTATTTCAGATGGTGAATACTTCTGTGTTTATGATGCAGATAACCAGCCTGAACCACATGCACTACGAATGCTCGTAGAACACGCTGAAACAACCGAGGATGCTGTTGGAGCTGTTGGACATGTTCGTACTGTAAATGAAAACAGAAACTGGCTAACACGAATGATTTCGTTAGAATTTCAAATCTTCCAGCTCCTTATGCAATCCGGACGCTGGTTACTATTCCAAACAGGTTCATTAACAGGAACAAACATGCTTCTTCGCCGCGCTGCATTAGAGGAACTTGTCGGCTATGATCCTTATGCAATTGCAGAGGACGCTGAATTAACATTACGAATTACACAAAAAGGCTATCTTTTACCAATCGTTCCAGAATCGGTTACATGGGAACAAGAACCTGAACATTTAAAAATCCTTATTAAGCAGCGTACACGTTGGCTCCAAGGGAACTTGTACATTTTAGAAAAAATGTTCTCTTCATTAAGTTTCTTTAAAGGAAAACTTCTCGTCCATTCTTTACAACAAGTTTTAGTGTATGTTGTCTTTTGGTTATTCTTAATCATTTCGAACGTTTGGTTTGTAATTGGGTTACTCGGGATATTCCAAATTCAATATAGCATTCCGCTACTATTCATGTGGTATGTCGCATACATTACATATGTTTCTCAATTATTTAGTGCCCAGAGTGTGGAACGAACCTTTACACCAACTAATATTTTTATTAGTGTGATCATGTACTTTACGTACGCACAGCTCTTTACGTACTTATTCATTCGTAGCTTAATCTTATACTTACGTGCAAAGAGCAAGAAACAAGTCATTGGCTGGGACAAAACTGTTCGATTCAAAAAAGATAAATAA
- the opuD gene encoding glycine betaine transporter OpuD, giving the protein MRKLTKTFIVSLTLCIAFTLWGIIPESIIGKGSLGNVTTAIQTALVSKFGWFYIISVSIILGVSIFLIVSKYGSIRLGKDDDEPDYSYMTWFAMLFSAGMGIGLVFWGVAEPLNHLYAPPFGESATEESARLALRFSFFHWGLHPWGLYAFVALCIAYFTFRKGKASTISATVGPLFKGGDHGRIAHLFDVLAVFATVFGVATSLGLGAKQIAGGVSYLTSIPNSLTTQLVIIAIVTVLFMLSAQTGLDKGIKYLSNTNIILAFALMIIVLFVGPTNFIMNYFTSTIGAYIQELPSMSFRLSPLDEGGNQWIQSWTIFYWAWWIAWSPFVGTFIARVSRGRTIREFVIGVLLVPTVIGALWFSVFGGTGIHMELFGDAHIFEKVKEMGTEVGLFAMFDQMGSFGSALSVLAILLISTFFITSADSATFVLGMLTTHGSLNPPNRIKMIWGIVLAALASILLYVGGLEALQTAAIIAAFPFVFVIFFMMAALFKELQKEGRMKRHK; this is encoded by the coding sequence ATGAGGAAACTGACAAAAACATTCATCGTTTCATTAACATTATGTATTGCATTTACACTTTGGGGGATTATTCCCGAATCTATTATTGGAAAAGGTAGCCTAGGAAATGTAACAACCGCAATTCAAACTGCATTAGTTAGTAAGTTTGGATGGTTCTATATTATTTCTGTTTCTATTATTTTAGGTGTGTCTATCTTTTTAATTGTTTCGAAATACGGTTCTATTCGTTTAGGTAAAGATGATGACGAGCCTGATTATAGTTATATGACATGGTTTGCTATGTTATTTAGTGCTGGTATGGGTATCGGCTTAGTCTTCTGGGGCGTTGCGGAACCATTAAACCATTTGTATGCACCTCCGTTTGGAGAGAGTGCAACTGAGGAAAGTGCACGTCTTGCACTGCGTTTTTCATTTTTCCATTGGGGATTACATCCTTGGGGACTATATGCATTTGTAGCGCTTTGTATTGCTTACTTTACTTTTAGAAAAGGAAAAGCAAGTACAATTAGTGCGACAGTAGGACCGTTATTTAAAGGCGGGGACCATGGACGTATTGCTCATTTATTTGATGTGTTAGCTGTTTTCGCGACTGTGTTTGGTGTGGCAACATCATTAGGTCTTGGTGCAAAACAAATTGCCGGTGGTGTTAGTTATTTAACATCCATCCCGAATTCATTAACGACTCAGTTAGTTATTATCGCAATCGTAACAGTGTTATTTATGTTATCTGCGCAAACAGGTCTTGATAAAGGAATTAAATATTTAAGTAATACGAATATTATTTTGGCATTTGCACTTATGATTATTGTATTATTTGTGGGTCCAACAAACTTTATTATGAATTACTTCACCTCAACAATTGGTGCTTACATTCAGGAATTACCAAGCATGAGTTTCCGATTAAGTCCATTAGATGAAGGTGGAAACCAATGGATTCAATCGTGGACAATTTTCTATTGGGCATGGTGGATTGCATGGTCACCATTCGTAGGTACATTTATTGCTCGTGTTTCACGAGGACGTACCATTCGTGAGTTTGTTATCGGTGTGTTACTCGTACCGACCGTAATTGGTGCCCTTTGGTTCTCTGTTTTCGGCGGAACTGGTATTCATATGGAGCTGTTCGGTGATGCACATATTTTTGAAAAAGTGAAAGAGATGGGAACAGAAGTAGGGTTATTCGCTATGTTTGACCAGATGGGAAGCTTTGGATCGGCTTTATCTGTTCTAGCTATTCTTCTTATTTCTACATTCTTTATTACATCTGCAGATTCAGCGACATTCGTTTTAGGAATGTTAACAACACATGGTAGTTTAAATCCGCCAAACCGCATTAAAATGATCTGGGGTATCGTTTTAGCAGCCTTAGCTTCTATCTTATTATATGTAGGTGGCTTAGAGGCCTTACAAACGGCAGCTATCATTGCAGCATTCCCATTCGTTTTTGTTATTTTCTTTATGATGGCAGCCTTATTTAAAGAGTTACAAAAAGAAGGACGTATGAAGCGTCATAAATAA
- a CDS encoding cell wall-binding protein EntA → MKKLIGIATAAVFGLGIFTSSANAETVVTTDVLNVRENPTTESKVVGKLLNGNKIDVQNTENGWSKITLDGKDAFVSAEFTKSIYYVTANVLNVRAEANTDSEILGTLKKDDMIETTNQVQNEWLQFEYNGKTAYVHVPFLTGTAPVIEKQEQPAPAKAVAPAKAPAAQAKQAAKPAVKAANTSAPAGGRELTVVATAYTAHPSENGGTYGGRVLTAMGHDLTANPNMKMIAVDPKVIPLGSKVWVEGYGEAIAGDTGGAIKGNRIDILLGSDSAAQKWGRKTVKVKILK, encoded by the coding sequence ATGAAAAAATTAATTGGAATAGCAACAGCAGCAGTTTTTGGTCTTGGGATTTTCACATCATCTGCTAATGCAGAAACTGTTGTAACAACAGACGTACTAAATGTACGCGAAAACCCTACTACTGAATCAAAAGTTGTCGGTAAATTACTAAACGGTAATAAAATAGATGTTCAAAATACAGAGAACGGATGGTCAAAAATCACTTTAGATGGTAAAGACGCATTCGTAAGTGCAGAGTTCACAAAAAGCATCTACTACGTAACAGCTAACGTATTAAACGTACGTGCTGAAGCGAACACAGACTCAGAAATCCTTGGAACGTTGAAGAAAGATGATATGATCGAAACAACGAACCAAGTACAAAATGAGTGGTTACAATTTGAATATAACGGGAAAACAGCTTACGTTCACGTTCCTTTCTTAACAGGTACAGCACCTGTTATTGAGAAACAAGAACAACCTGCTCCTGCTAAAGCTGTAGCGCCAGCTAAAGCACCTGCAGCACAAGCAAAACAAGCTGCTAAGCCTGCTGTAAAAGCTGCTAACACTAGCGCACCTGCTGGTGGTCGTGAGTTAACAGTTGTAGCTACAGCATATACAGCTCATCCGAGCGAAAACGGTGGCACATACGGCGGCCGTGTATTAACTGCAATGGGTCATGACTTAACAGCGAACCCAAACATGAAAATGATTGCTGTTGATCCGAAAGTAATCCCATTAGGATCTAAAGTATGGGTAGAAGGTTACGGAGAAGCGATCGCTGGAGATACTGGCGGTGCAATTAAAGGTAACCGTATCGACATCCTACTTGGATCAGATAGCGCTGCTCAAAAATGGGGACGCAAAACTGTTAAAGTGAAAATTTTAAAATAA
- a CDS encoding DUF3910 family protein, whose product MNVQAKVDWIGTPKPYIYKDAVTYDATSIDFSLTGDDNRYKLIVLKSEENTHYKFVQYGVKPGSQKPFPIDIPFEQNMVPIIEQILHDPYVQAILKETRS is encoded by the coding sequence ATGAATGTACAAGCAAAAGTAGACTGGATCGGTACACCAAAACCGTATATATATAAAGATGCAGTAACATATGACGCTACTTCTATTGATTTTTCACTCACTGGCGACGACAATCGCTATAAATTAATTGTGCTCAAGTCTGAAGAAAATACACATTACAAATTTGTCCAATATGGAGTCAAACCCGGCTCACAAAAGCCATTCCCTATCGACATTCCATTTGAACAAAATATGGTACCAATTATAGAGCAAATATTACATGATCCATATGTACAAGCGATATTAAAAGAGACGCGCTCATAA
- a CDS encoding zinc ribbon domain-containing protein yields MKFCGKCNKKVADHLNFCSECGSKVDVIADQAASSRSEVQREIKPVKSKKNIMLLIGFVVIFAILFGAYKFGGSKFSKEKQVNAMIEAFQKKDANAIDEFVKVDDPGLKMKADDIKGYIRYLKENPSYNKELLSYLQRETVDQKLASDKASFKDGQIIEDGKEWFLYPKYKFNMKSYYMNVSTTAKSAEIYVNDKKETELSSDKTSKEVGPYFPGSYVVKAKAKTELTELETEKEVDLADGKEAKVDVKLSLEGKYVTISSDENDATVFVNGKKRGKLNYGSYNLGPVSTDETVEVHLEKATDFGVVKSESIKIGDQSTYYLKFPKETSSSAVGDFVRNHLYDNVRAISLNDFSLIENNYDKSGKSYKEDRDYIQYLHKKGITEDLLTMEIRNVERQSATKYKVTTYEEYHIRYGDGSVKFKSFNNEHIVTVNGNGKILYHSLGANNTLKSEEISNPTR; encoded by the coding sequence TTGAAGTTTTGTGGGAAATGTAATAAAAAAGTTGCGGATCATTTGAACTTTTGTTCCGAGTGTGGAAGTAAGGTAGATGTAATTGCTGATCAGGCTGCTTCTTCTCGTTCAGAAGTACAACGAGAAATAAAGCCAGTGAAAAGTAAGAAAAATATAATGTTACTTATAGGCTTTGTTGTTATCTTTGCTATATTGTTTGGTGCGTATAAATTTGGGGGAAGTAAGTTTTCAAAAGAAAAGCAGGTCAATGCTATGATTGAAGCATTCCAAAAGAAAGATGCGAATGCAATTGATGAGTTTGTAAAAGTAGATGATCCGGGTTTGAAAATGAAAGCTGACGATATTAAGGGATATATTCGTTATTTAAAAGAAAATCCTTCTTATAATAAAGAACTGCTATCTTATTTACAAAGAGAGACAGTAGATCAAAAGCTAGCAAGTGATAAAGCATCATTTAAAGATGGTCAAATTATAGAAGACGGGAAAGAATGGTTTTTATATCCAAAGTATAAATTTAACATGAAATCTTATTATATGAATGTAAGCACAACTGCGAAAAGTGCTGAAATATATGTGAATGATAAGAAAGAGACAGAGCTATCAAGTGATAAAACTTCAAAAGAAGTCGGTCCATACTTCCCTGGCTCTTACGTTGTAAAGGCAAAAGCGAAGACGGAACTAACTGAGTTAGAAACAGAAAAAGAAGTGGACTTGGCAGATGGAAAAGAGGCGAAAGTGGATGTTAAATTATCATTAGAAGGAAAGTATGTAACGATTTCTTCTGATGAAAATGATGCAACTGTGTTTGTGAACGGTAAAAAACGTGGGAAATTAAATTATGGAAGTTATAATCTTGGTCCTGTATCGACAGACGAAACAGTGGAGGTACACTTAGAGAAAGCTACTGATTTCGGTGTAGTGAAATCTGAAAGTATTAAAATTGGAGACCAAAGCACGTATTACTTAAAATTCCCGAAAGAAACATCAAGTTCGGCTGTCGGTGACTTTGTACGAAATCATCTTTATGATAATGTGCGTGCGATTTCATTAAATGATTTTAGTCTAATTGAAAATAATTATGATAAGAGCGGAAAATCGTACAAGGAAGACCGTGATTACATACAATATTTACACAAAAAAGGAATTACAGAAGATTTATTAACAATGGAAATTCGTAATGTAGAGCGTCAAAGTGCTACGAAATATAAAGTAACAACATATGAAGAATATCATATTCGTTACGGTGATGGCTCTGTGAAGTTCAAAAGCTTTAATAATGAACATATCGTTACTGTGAATGGAAATGGAAAGATATTGTACCATTCTCTTGGAGCGAATAATACGCTTAAGTCAGAGGAAATATCTAATCCAACTCGTTAA
- a CDS encoding zinc ribbon domain-containing protein, with amino-acid sequence MSDLQSKFGSGMNKLQEGIEQGKMKLQVAQEVAQLKKITQEKLQAKTEILLELGQTTYMQLRNDEVRVDMLKNIIEPVQELDVAIYNTRKQIANLQNQGQKGQCSCGGPLSVNDKFCGQCGKENELLLQSKNDENESCTSCGEQIATEATFCPVCGMKQSKE; translated from the coding sequence TTGTCAGATTTACAATCGAAGTTTGGTAGCGGTATGAACAAATTGCAAGAGGGAATAGAGCAAGGGAAGATGAAATTACAAGTAGCTCAAGAGGTTGCGCAATTAAAGAAAATTACGCAAGAGAAACTACAGGCGAAAACGGAAATTTTGCTGGAACTTGGTCAAACGACATATATGCAACTCCGCAATGATGAAGTTCGAGTAGATATGTTAAAAAATATTATAGAACCAGTACAAGAGCTGGATGTAGCTATTTATAATACGCGTAAGCAAATAGCTAATTTACAGAATCAAGGACAGAAAGGGCAATGTAGTTGTGGCGGCCCATTATCAGTAAATGATAAGTTTTGTGGACAGTGTGGGAAAGAAAATGAGTTACTCCTTCAATCAAAAAATGATGAAAATGAATCATGTACTTCATGTGGTGAACAAATTGCAACAGAGGCTACATTCTGTCCAGTTTGTGGTATGAAGCAAAGTAAGGAGTGA